From Medicago truncatula cultivar Jemalong A17 chromosome 7, MtrunA17r5.0-ANR, whole genome shotgun sequence, a single genomic window includes:
- the LOC11437529 gene encoding probable caffeine synthase MTL2: MATEGILHMKGGVGETSYENNSSLQRKVIMEVKTILEENMISIVSNKSIIKGCWKIADLGCSSGPNTLMAISNILNIINKTSLKLNNGISPVFQIYLNDLFENDFNTIFKLLPDFYQQKKGENVGECFICATPGNFYGRLFPNNYINFFHSSYSLHWLSQAPKDLTKNGEPLNKGNIYISRTSPPSVYEAYFKQFERDFKYFLKSRFEELTSDGVMALTFIGRETTITSAQGVIGMVLNEMVKEGLVEEEKLDLFDFPAYHPTVKEVSQLIEAEGSFTLQTIKTFKMGWDANLEKDNVDYVVDSKMRGEFIAKYHRAVYEPLLIAGFGENIMDELFSRFAKLIAQLIEIETLEFTNIVLFMTKNP, from the exons ATGGCAACGGAAGGAATCCTTCACATGAAGGGTGGTGTGGGGGAAACAAGCTATGAAAATAACTCCTCACTCCAG AGAAAAGTGATAATGGAAGTGAAAACCATACTTGAAGAAAATATGATATCGATAGTGTCCAACAAAAGTATAATTAAGGGTTGTTGGAAAATAGCCGATTTAGGTTGTTCTTCAGGACCAAATACACTAATGGCCATCTCTAATATCTTGAACATCATCAATAAAACTAGCTTGAAGTTAAACAATGGGATATCACCTGTATTTCAAATTTATCTCAATGatctttttgaaaatgattttaatacCATCTTCAAGTTACTTCCTGATttctaccaacaaaaaaaaggagAGAATGTTGGAGAATGCTTTATATGTGCAACACCAGGAAACTTTTATGGAAGGCTCTTTCCAAATAATTACATCAACTTTTTTCATTCCTCATACAGTCTTCATTGGCTTTCTCAG GCCCCGAAAGATTTAACCAAGAATGGAGAACCACTAAACAAGGGAAATATTTACATATCAAGAACTAGTCCTCCATCGGTTTATGAAGCATATTTTAAGCAATTTGAAAGAGATTTCAAGTATTTTCTCAAGTCACGCTTCGAGGAATTAACATCGGATGGGGTGATGGCACTAACATTTATTGGCAGAGAAACAACTATCACTTCTGCTCAAGGGGTAATTGGCATGGTACTCAACGAGATGGTCAAAGAG GGTTTGGTTGAAGAGGAGAAATTGGACTTATTTGATTTTCCTGCATACCATCCTACTGTAAAGGAAGTAAGTCAACTCATTGAGGCAGAAGGATCTTTTACCCTTCAAACAATTAAGACTTTTAAAATGGGTTGGGATGCAAACCTTGAGAAAGATAATGTTGATTATGTTGTAGATAGCAAAATGAGAGGGGAATTCATAGCCAAGTATCACAGAGCTGTTTATGAACCTCTTTTAATAGCTGGATTTGGAGAAAACATTATGGATGAATTGTTCTCAAGGTTTGCAAAGCTGATAGCTCAACTCATTGAGATAGAGACATTGGAGTTTACTAATATTGTATTGTTCATGACCAAGAATCCTTAA
- the LOC11439525 gene encoding DNA cross-link repair protein SNM1 isoform X1 translates to MSFPTAASPPAASEAGTLHHDDGDSYNVNDDDASFDAIRLDDEGFPSQQLPIESPSPNGSEKSSFAADFYRCGSDCSSLLTPERDSLSSGKKLKQANLFQIWGFKRNVEFESPNQGGYCDVVGEGSVSSEKKSVKRGNWGSILRDTGKVVENSKSTGKRKSFHGEKRVTRSCPFYKKMPGTNFTVDAFRYGCVEECSAYFLSHFHADHYGGLSKKWSHGPIYCSPLTGRLVQMCLYVNPSYICPLEFDTEYVIDGIKVTLIDANHCPGAALIHFELPNGQCYLHTGDFRACKLMQDYHLFVNKRVNVLYLDTTYCNPKYKFPSKDDVLNYVVKITNNHLKKYPRTLVVVGAYSIGKECVYLAISKALGVKIHVNASRRRILLAYDCPDYSDRLCTNGNNTLLHVLPMSSLRIETLKEYLKTYKEQFTSVLAFRPTGWTFSEKIGNDLALIKPVSNGNITTYGVPYSEHSSFTELRDFVQFLRPDKIIPTVNVGNAANREKMQSYFRDWLKG, encoded by the exons ATGTCCTTTCCCACCGCCGCCTCACCTCCAGCGGCGTCAGAAGCCGGAACCTTACATCACGACGACGGTGACTCTTACAACGTCAACGACGATGACGCTTCGTTCGATGCCATTCGACTCGACGACGAAGGCTTCCCCTCACAACAACTCCCAATCGAATCCCCTTCGCCAAACGGGTCGGAGAAAAGCAGTTTCGCCGCCGATTTCTACCGCTGCGGATCCGATTGTTCCTCTCTGTTGACGCCAGAACGAGATTCGTTATCTTCGGGGAAGAAACTGAAGCAGGCGAATTTGTTTCAGATTTGGGGATTCAAAAGAAATGTTGAATTTGAATCCCCAAATCAAGGTGGTTATTgtgatgttgttggtgaaggAAGTGTTTCTTCTGAGAAGAAGAGTGTGAAACGTGGAAATTGGGGTTCAATTTTGCGTGATACAGGGAAAGTTGTTGAGAATTCAAAATCTACTGGGAAGAGAAAGAGTTTTCATGGAGAGAAGAGGGTTACTCGTTCTTGTCCCTTTTATAAGAAAATGCCAG GGACAAacttcacagttgatgcttttCGTTATGGATGTGTTGAGGAGTGTTCAGCGTACTTTCTTAGTCATTTCCATGCTGATCACTATGGTGGTCTTAGCAAGAAATGGTCACATGGGCCTATTTATTGCTCTCCTCTTACGGGACGGCTAGTTCAAATGTGTCTCTATGTAAACCCTTC GTACATCTGCCCTTTGGAATTTGACACTGAATATGTGATTGATGGTATCAAAGTGACTTTGATAGATGCTAATCATTGCCCTGGTGCAGCTTTGATTCACTTTGAGCTCCCAAATGGACAATGTTATTTGCACACTGGGGACTTTAGAGCTTGTAAACTAATGCAAGACTATCATCTTTTTGTAAATAAACGTGTGAATGTACTTTATTTGGATACTACATATTGCAACCCAAAGTACAA GTTTCCTTCTAAGGATGATGTACTCAACTATGttgtcaaaattacaaataatcaCCTCAAAAAGTATCCCAGAACTTTAGTGGTTGTTGGAGCATACAGTATTGGTAAAGAATGTGTATATCTTGCAATTTCTAAGGCACTTGGG GTAAAAATCCATGTGAATGCTTCAAGAAGAAGGATACTGCTAGCTTATGATTGCCCTGATTATTCAGATAGACTCTGTACAAATGGAAATAACACACTTCTCCATGTTCTGCCCATGTCATCTCTGAGAATTGAG ACTTTGAAGGAATACTTGAAGACCTACAAGGAACAATTCACATCAGTATTAGCATTTCGTCCAACAG GTTGGACTTTCAGTGAGAAGATAGGCAATGATCTGGCACTAATTAAACCTGTTTCCAATGGAAATATCACAACATATG GGGTTCCCTACAGTGAGCACTCCAGCTTTACAGAACTGCGAGATTTTGTTCAG TTTTTGAGGCCTGACAAGATAATTCCTACTGTGAATGTTGGAAATGCTGCTAATCGAGAAAAGATGCAATCTTACTTTCGAGACTGGTTGAAGGGCTGA
- the LOC11439525 gene encoding DNA cross-link repair protein SNM1 isoform X2 produces MSFPTAASPPAASEAGTLHHDDGDSYNVNDDDASFDAIRLDDEGFPSQQLPIESPSPNGSEKSSFAADFYRCGSDCSSLLTPERDSLSSGKKLKQANLFQIWGFKRNVEFESPNQGGYCDVVGEGSVSSEKKSVKRGNWGSILRDTGKVVENSKSTGKRKSFHGEKRVTRSCPFYKKMPGTNFTVDAFRYGCVEECSAYFLSHFHADHYGGLSKKWSHGPIYCSPLTGRLVQMCLYVNPSYICPLEFDTEYVIDGIKVTLIDANHCPGAALIHFELPNGQCYLHTGDFRACKLMQDYHLFVNKRVNVLYLDTTYCNPKYKFPSKDDVLNYVVKITNNHLKKYPRTLVVVGAYSIGKECVYLAISKALGVKIHVNASRRRILLAYDCPDYSDRLCTNGNNTLLHVLPMSSLRIETLKEYLKTYKEQFTSVLAFRPTGWTFSEKIGNDLALIKPVSNGNITTYVFEA; encoded by the exons ATGTCCTTTCCCACCGCCGCCTCACCTCCAGCGGCGTCAGAAGCCGGAACCTTACATCACGACGACGGTGACTCTTACAACGTCAACGACGATGACGCTTCGTTCGATGCCATTCGACTCGACGACGAAGGCTTCCCCTCACAACAACTCCCAATCGAATCCCCTTCGCCAAACGGGTCGGAGAAAAGCAGTTTCGCCGCCGATTTCTACCGCTGCGGATCCGATTGTTCCTCTCTGTTGACGCCAGAACGAGATTCGTTATCTTCGGGGAAGAAACTGAAGCAGGCGAATTTGTTTCAGATTTGGGGATTCAAAAGAAATGTTGAATTTGAATCCCCAAATCAAGGTGGTTATTgtgatgttgttggtgaaggAAGTGTTTCTTCTGAGAAGAAGAGTGTGAAACGTGGAAATTGGGGTTCAATTTTGCGTGATACAGGGAAAGTTGTTGAGAATTCAAAATCTACTGGGAAGAGAAAGAGTTTTCATGGAGAGAAGAGGGTTACTCGTTCTTGTCCCTTTTATAAGAAAATGCCAG GGACAAacttcacagttgatgcttttCGTTATGGATGTGTTGAGGAGTGTTCAGCGTACTTTCTTAGTCATTTCCATGCTGATCACTATGGTGGTCTTAGCAAGAAATGGTCACATGGGCCTATTTATTGCTCTCCTCTTACGGGACGGCTAGTTCAAATGTGTCTCTATGTAAACCCTTC GTACATCTGCCCTTTGGAATTTGACACTGAATATGTGATTGATGGTATCAAAGTGACTTTGATAGATGCTAATCATTGCCCTGGTGCAGCTTTGATTCACTTTGAGCTCCCAAATGGACAATGTTATTTGCACACTGGGGACTTTAGAGCTTGTAAACTAATGCAAGACTATCATCTTTTTGTAAATAAACGTGTGAATGTACTTTATTTGGATACTACATATTGCAACCCAAAGTACAA GTTTCCTTCTAAGGATGATGTACTCAACTATGttgtcaaaattacaaataatcaCCTCAAAAAGTATCCCAGAACTTTAGTGGTTGTTGGAGCATACAGTATTGGTAAAGAATGTGTATATCTTGCAATTTCTAAGGCACTTGGG GTAAAAATCCATGTGAATGCTTCAAGAAGAAGGATACTGCTAGCTTATGATTGCCCTGATTATTCAGATAGACTCTGTACAAATGGAAATAACACACTTCTCCATGTTCTGCCCATGTCATCTCTGAGAATTGAG ACTTTGAAGGAATACTTGAAGACCTACAAGGAACAATTCACATCAGTATTAGCATTTCGTCCAACAG GTTGGACTTTCAGTGAGAAGATAGGCAATGATCTGGCACTAATTAAACCTGTTTCCAATGGAAATATCACAACATATG TTTTTGAGGCCTGA
- the LOC11437255 gene encoding protein SRC2 produces the protein MEPNSFIDLKIISCKDINAFNFFQKLTLYAQVSISTTNPKTKLTKQQQRTPTHRDTDDDGTNPEWNHQTRFNLSFLSSHPDPSEFFLSFEFRHDGLILGNKFLGECRVPLTDLIRDIDGAERFVSYEIRCDGKSNGIFHFSYRLTGIGNTNSSQILDGRISGYPVLTPDDYAPVQYHVPEIERPYPYCYPPVCEGPFAVRPAPSVSYPLIGGCNYYEYNFYPPPQPSVYPPPPVEPEAHHWQSGPYFENRW, from the coding sequence atGGAACCAAACAGTTTCATAGACCTAAAAATAATCTCATGCAAAGACATAAACGCATTCAACTTCTTCCAAAAACTAACCCTCTACGCACAAGTTTCAATCTCCACCACCAACCCGAAAACCAAACTCACAAAACAACAGCAACGAACACCAACTCACAGGGACACCGACGACGACGGAACAAACCCTGAATGGAACCACCAAACACGCTTCAATCTCTCCTTTCTCTCCAGTCACCCAGATCCATCCGAATTCTTCTTATCCTTCGAGTTTCGTCACGACGGTCTCATCCTCGGCAATAAATTCCTTGGAGAATGCCGTGTTCCTTTAACCGATCTGATTCGTGATATCGACGGTGCTGAGAGGTTTGTTAGCTACGAGATTCGTTGTGATGGTAAATCCAACGGGATCTTCCATTTTTCGTATAGGTTAACAGGAATTGGAAATACGAACTCGTCTCAGATTCTCGATGGGAGAATATCTGGGTATCCTGTTTTGACACCGGATGATTATGCTCCGGTGCAATATCATGTACCGGAAATTGAGAGGCCGTACCCGTATTGTTATCCACCGGTTTGTGAGGGACCATTTGCGGTGCGGCCGGCTCCGTCTGTTTCGTATCCGTTGATCGGAGGATGTAATTattatgaatataatttttatccACCGCCGCAACCCTCTGTGTATCCTCCTCCGCCTGTTGAGCCGGAGGCCCATCATTGGCAGTCAGGCCCGTATTTTGAAAATAGGTGGTAA
- the LOC11427618 gene encoding uncharacterized protein, with product MEVHSSVVAKRLWNVLRITFFMMRKSLVSKRKMIMDMNLMMKKGKVLRKSLSNLMSSHNRHHHHSSKNGGGFMVHDYEFSCSNSPNPAFFNMSKRKHHFSFPCINAPNVIDEEPLPCQYQLSPIEFDIENVSKDGKAMVPKTPEYAFNFKFDSSEERKSPLLSPFSVRVSNYSALGDNDEIGNCQVDDEAEDFIRRFYEQLRTQGRMQLPGF from the coding sequence ATGGAGGTACATTCATCAGTTGTAGCCAAAAGACTATGGAATGTGTTGAGGATCACATTCTTTATGATGAGAAAGAGTCTTGTATCAAAGAGAAAGATGATTATGGAcatgaatttgatgatgaagaaagGGAAAGTGCTAAGAAAATCTTTGAGCAATCTCATGTCATCCCATAATCGTCACCACCATCATTCATCGAAAAATGGTGGTGGTTTTATGGTACATGATTATGAATTCTCTTGTAGTAATAGTCCAAACCCTGCTTTTTTCAACATGTCAAAACGTAAGCACCATTTCAGTTTTCCTTGTATTAATGCTCCTAATGTTATTGATGAGGAACCTTTACCTTGTCAATATCAATTGTCACCAATTGAATTTGACATTGAAAATGTGTCTAAGGATGGTAAGGCTATGGTGCCCAAGACTCCTGAATACGCATTCAATTTTAAGTTTGATTCATCTGAAGAGAGAAAAAGCCCACTTCTCTCACCTTTTTCTGTGAGGGTCTCCAATTACTCAGCATTGGGGGATAATGATGAGATTGGAAATTGTCAAGTTGACGATGAGGCTGAGGATTTCATTAGAAGGTTTTATGAGCAGCTAAGAACACAAGGCCGTATGCAATTGCCtgggttttaa